One Glycine max cultivar Williams 82 chromosome 1, Glycine_max_v4.0, whole genome shotgun sequence genomic window, AGTAAATCATGTACACTTTGGAAAAGTCAAAAGGGTTTCCATAGAAAAGAAGCAGACATattcagaaaataaataaataaataaataatggtcTGTGagctatattattttaaactagTTTTGTTTTCTACCAAAGTACCATTCTCATTTCTTTGTTATGTATacagtgtttttattttattttcattttgctgATATACCAATGATTTGATGCTCCCAAACTAGCATAGTTTACTTATGCCTTCctacttttgttttattttattttttaaatctcatcCAAAGCGTGCAATTCATTGAGagcataaaaaaagtaattccagtgattgataaaaaaaaattatataataagttacaaatatgttcaaatattaattattgattttttttatcaatcagtgatattaacttattttatatttctttgtttGAGATGAGTCAAATACATTTCTCTTATTAATATTGCCCACATTTTATTTGTTGGTTACATTGCATTCTATGCTATGAATGAGGAAGTCCGAGattaaaagagagagaatatTTGAAAAAGATTATAATGGTGCGATGTCATACAATTTGTAATATAGAATTAAGGAAAAAGCTTATAGGATCACGTTTCTGCATAGTCCACATCTAACTcacttattagttattaatctTTAAATTCAATGATTCCCTATAAGCTTCGATAATCAGCGTGTATTCAACTTCTATAATAGATGGAGCTACAACAACCAGCTTATTGACTTCGTACGAATGTAAACGCATAACTAGTAATCGATTTTCATTTATCAAAGATCACTAGCAAAATTTGAATCAATAAAACATTTGACAGTTAATTTTGATCCTCTAAAAGTGATACATTGTTTTGAAGATCAGACCAAATTATTCGGTTTACTCGATCCAACTAGGAACTGGTCTGTTCACTCCAAAAATTGGAGCATCTCAAAACTGGTATAAACTTATAAAGAACCGGTCAAATTTGGTCCAAATCAGTGAAAACCTGTGTTAAACTGGTGAGGAGAACCAGTTTGAactgattctttttcttcatttatttacgttatttatttttctttttaatttaataaaaaaatatttaaaataaataaaaaatcatatttattttacataagaaataattattttttctactattattaatttttatcttataaaatatataatttaatcatttataataatttatcatttttagatcctgattttcatgattttattacttaaattatataatattaaaaaaattaaaaccaattCAATCTCGCTTCAACTAATCAAGTAAGTAAATACAAGTGGTTAATATAttgaagttaaaattaaatcgTTCAAGTATTATCCAAGTTCAATCTtgggtaaaaataataaaaataattttttatcaaattttaactaTGATTAATCATGGTCTCTTTTTTCCTCATCTTAAACTTATAATATtctgattttaaaaacattacattAACATTTAAGATTACTTTGATGTATCTTAACTCCTATCATAAAACAATTGACCCTTCAATTGTTTGAGTAATATTAGGTCTTATACAAATCTAAATACATTAAGTTTCTCATTGTTGATACATAAAATACTGAAGACATTCCTATCCTCTTTGTTTCTCTACTAAGATacatatttaatgataatttaaatgacaaaaaGAGAAATGCTTACATCCGCATATATTAAAGTCTCGCaactttttgtaaataattcttGAGAAAGCCAAATATTTTTATCCCTATTATCTTAACGAATTTGCATCCTTAATCTTGTTGGTTGATGTAAAGACTTTCTTACCAAACTATTTAGCCAATTATGCTTGATTTTctaaaattgatattgatttaaattttgtttatttatagctattattttaaagaaaatgtaaTTTTGTGAGAATTTCATAAACTCgactcgtaagagtctacttcatataaaaataattataaaataactaaaataaaatatcaattaaacatttcaaaaatataataaaataaaataataaatcataaattttataatacttaAATAACCAAGTATGATAATACATCAttactagataataacttaCAGATGTTATAGTAATAGTAAATCATTTCTGTcaagggtttgatgttattgCAAAACAGaaatttgatgttattaaatgtgataatttttttattcaagaacAACACACTAAATGAAAGTATATTGAACACTAAACAAACATAAAACAATCCAAAATAACTTACATTTTGATCTAATTTATTTGACTTGCTAACTCGCTAACTCGGTGATAAACTCAAGAGTCTACCTAGTTTAaagtttactaaaaaaaaaaatttaactcgtAAGAGTTTTGATAACCTTGCTTTTAAGGactagaaacaaaaaaagatataaGATTAACACAAAAATACGTTAAATTCACatgcacaaaaaaaatatttataaggcTAAAAATTACAACCAAGATTCTCCTTATTATGAATGATTTCCTTCCCTTTTGCACTAGGCAGtataaaaaattccaaaatcaTTTGATGATGTTGAATCAATATAGGATTTGATTTTCACACGTATCTTCCCAGACATCTTAGCACAAAGATTGAGAAGCTAGGAGAATCTAGTAGATCACGACAAACATTGAGACTAAACAAAGGATTACATCAAATATAAACATTCACCTGCCATATATAAAATTCGGATACACATAATCTAAAATTGTCAATAGATAGCAAAACAAAAAGCATGATCTGGAAGCCAATTCCCATTTTCTTGTTGCAATTACAGCCACCATATGTTCTGGGGTTGAAGCTACAAGATCCAGAGTCAGTTGCAACAGTCAGAAGCAACTGTTGGTACCTACTGGCTTCTCAAATCTCTATTCCTAAACTAAGGTGAATGTGATGGGCATGATAATATGTCTCtgacaaaaaaaacaagatttCTTCGCTGGATTTGTTTTATTCTCAGTAGAAATTCCAGGACTCCCAATAAGTCATTCCACAACAACATTCACCAATTCATACTCAATGAGAGACAAGTTATTATCTTCCTTCACAGTGAAACTAGCAGGTTCTGTGAGTTCTACACGGCCCCACTTGTCCACAGCAAGCCTCATTGATCCTTTGAACATGTCAATTTTGGCATTACGCAGGATCACAGTAGCACCCTCTGTCATCGTATCCACTGAACACAACCAAAATTGGAACCACGGGAGAatgttcaataaataaatatatatcggCGTTTTCAGCAGTACTGCTGAACATTATATGTTGTgccagggaaaaaaaaaaactcattcacaGGCAACATGACACAATGAGGTCATAAACAACTCATCATTCACAAATCaacattttaaatcatttttgaaatatttgctCACATTAGAATTGGAAATtgtgcataaaaaatattttcaaaattgtttttCATATACAAACATGGAGCttcattttaacattcataCAACTTGACAAGTATTACACTATTATTATCAAGGGAGAATTACAATCTAAGACTTCCCGATGGACATACAACCAAAACAAGTGATGAATAGGAACATAGAAGCAAAGGACATAAGGCACTAGACCACGATATGGACAGTAAGGTAGCTAAAGGGAATAATAACAATGGAAAGAACAGAATTTCCACGTGGAAGGAAGGAGTTGGAAACATGTGAATTCTGTTTGTATTTGACCCAGGAGGGGTTGATGATATTTTGGGGCTGCTGCAGTGGAGGGATTCAGCTTTCAAGGTATTGTTCGGACAAGATCCACCCTTGTTGAAGAGGAAAACCATTCTTTCAAAGGTGGAAGAAGAGGTCAACAGATTGACTCAGCAGTGGGATGAGCTGTTAGATTATTTAAAGCAGCATTTGTTGAAGGCCGGGGACAGAATGAGAAAGCAAGATAATAAGTATAGAAGAAGTGAGGAGTATGCTGTGGGAGATTGGGGTTTTCTCAATCTGCAGCCCAATAAGATGTGCTCTCTAGCTAGAAAACCTAATCAAAAGCTAAGTCCTCTTTTTTATTGCCCTTTCAGGTTTTGCAAAGAATAGGTCAGGTGGCCTATGAGCTGGATTTACAGGACAATAGGGGGATTCCCCCAGTTTCTGTGTCATCGTGTGTACCTCCTCAAGAAGGCAGTCAGCACACCACAGTTTGTTCAAACTTTTCCCTGGCCTTGGCTGATGATGTGGGGTTCCAGGTTCAACCAGAAAATATATCGGATCTCAAGCAGGTGGCAGCAGGTGATTAGAAATGTTAAAACTCATTGTGGAGGAGAGGACTGACTCTCAAATTCCCAGTAGTCATTACATaataacaacttttttttcctctatcctgctctctctctctctctacataTCTGTGTAATGCTGGGTGTATCTTCTGGGTTAAAaaccagaaaaataaaacatcaattgCCCTTATTTATCTTCTATTAGATATATATTTCAGAAGTTATTTAGATCATTTAGTGACAAAATCGACTATGAAACTATGATTTATGTAAAACTTCCTatagttataacttataagggTTTTAATAATTGATAGCGCATTAAAGTCCATATGataataatgttaaatttaGGTTAAAGTTGTTTCTGCAAGTAATTTCATATTGGCATATATTTGCtatagtattttattaaaaaaaaacatttaccaATGTTCAACAACACAAACCCCTTCAAAACATACCTTCTGTctcacaacacaacacataCCCCAAACAGTAATTACAAATGCCCATGAAATTGACGAAATAAAGCACCCAAACCTAATACATGACCACAGACAAAACAAAGACCAGAAGTAACAGACATCCAAACAGAAATGAAAGATGCTCACAAAATGGACCAAACAAAACACGTGACACTTGACACATTACCTGTGAACACTCCATGCAAAATAACCAAAGAACTCCCATTCCCCCAgccaaagaaaagaacaaaccaACATTGTAAGGAATGTAAACATACGAATATGATGACAATACCAATACCATTATGCAGTAAGGAAAACTTGTACAGGGGCAGAATTGTGAAAGCAATATAACACGTATACCTTGATCATTTCTGGCAGTGAATATGATCATTCCAGTCTCATCACCAACCAAGCACTCAGCAATTTGCATTTGCCGGGATTGAGGACCATCAGAACGACCTCTCTGCATCACCATCTTAGCATTGACTACCTTCACAGTTAAAGTGTGCCCACTTGTCCCCGGGCGAAGCTGATCAACCTTGATGAACACTGGTTTCCTCAATCCTGATTTTGAATCTGCCATGTTTCAAATCCTACAAAAACCACAAGAACATCCAATAAGACAGCACAAAAAACCGCAGCAGTGACAGTATGCGTATCTTTGAAGACCTTAATACATAGCTCAGAATCAAAGGTTTAATGAACCTTTTCCTTGTACATAACATAGGCTTTGAATATGAAATGCTCCCTTATTCAACTTTTTCATCCAAAATTTTCAGCTGAGGGAAAAACCTAGTTTAACGCATGAGAACTAAAATACAAGCAAAAGCAAGGAAACTCAATTAACATAGTGGAGCATGTAAACAACCTAACCTAACCCCAGCTTAAAGGGGTAAGAAAGTTTTGAACTTTTCAACATCTCAGGGtcaaataataatgatattagGTTAGTAACAAGGATAAAGCATGAGATCCAAACTCATACCAATTTTCCAATTCCATCAAACATACTtaagaaatttcaaacaaaattcaaaggggaaaaactagaaaaaaattCGAGAAACCCAAAAGtaaaaagtgaatttttttcacatGAAAATCCAGATATGAGTGTGAAAAGGAAAGAATTAGATTGAAGATTGGAATGCTACCTGGAAATTGGTGTGAGAGAAGAAAGGGATCCGAAACTGAAACTGAGACTGAGACTGAGCGACGCAAACGTCGAGGTCGGGTTTTAAGGAGAGAAATACAAGTTTATATCATCAGGTTCACGGGATTTTGCCCCTGATTCAACcttagacaaaaataaataatattaataattaattataaataaacatttttttatttctaaattaattttttcatattttaaaaaatctataatataaattagaagAAGAGTgctaacaatatattttaatactttttactatgattaaaatttattaaaaaattataaaatcatgagTGCAACTCATTAAACAagaaatgagataaaaaaaacatttgaaaagtaataaaattttatcaattaaatattttaaattttttaaaactatctcaattatttaaaattattatgatcttatttttacttttatatatgatTTCCTTAGTtattatctcttttaatttatcatcttttaactttatttctaaattcaattttaataattttaaaaaattatttctttgttaTAAATTAGAAGATGAGTGTTTTTTACGGCAAAAGAAGATGGTTAAGAATACATTTTTAACATGTCTTCACATATTGGATTTGATCAGTTTTAAAACTTATTCATTTAtagttttcttaatttattatccTATTGATCTTGTTTACAACTTTAAactaatttgatttaataatttaaagcaagattatttttttattttattcctacTTTTTAGAgacaatattaaataaatgataatatatatactaaatataataaataaaaaaatttaatatcaaatattttatttatctcattatttaactaataatagtttaattttttaaaatatatactatataaaaataaacttacacAAGTTGatacttatatttatatatcttaaCTCAAAtagttagtaaaaaataatctttaattcaatatattttctataaataagcaTAAGTtatgtgataattttataaatatacaagaaatgaaaataaaaacatgaatgatattataaaattataaataaaaatatatacatatgtataagTTTGATTTAACTTGGATCATTTTGGAAATCAAATCCGAAATccaatccaataaaaaaattggtttttcaatttttttaatctattcgattttttgtttatttgaatttcatctttttgtattaattttttctattctcATTGGATTGGATTGATTCATGAATAACactatatttttaaagtattttattctCATACATatatcttattaattattataacaataaacaagataagatgataaaatatcaaatttaattaaatatatatgaaaagatCTTAatcctacaaaaatattaattaggtgtttgaagtttttttttttaccaaagatATTTGTAGAGGTGATAAGATAGAGGCAGGCATTCCAACAATGTTGACACCCTTACCTCAACCTAAACTTTGCCACAACAGAAgatgttatatataaagaaggaaaagagaTAACAAATATAGGGGATATCAACCAAAACCCATGAGAtaatgtcaaaagttatgagaacttatattttttatgtgaacCAAAGTATCTATTGTTTGAAAATCAAAGACTACATgcttaaaatgataaaattatatatcaattaTATCAGATTAAAAACTTATAGTTACAAAGACCTAACATATTTCTAAAACAATCTTCTCTAGTAAAGTTAGTTTGTCACAACTTAAAATTACTAaaacaaatgataatttataatggtTTTTAAATCATTagagactaaattaaaaaagttacaaaataaaaaatccaattataacttttaaaatttaaaaattgtaaaatactttatctattcttatttataaaactaaaattaaaaataagaatattttttttaagatccaATTCATAATACTgaaatatttctaattaattatactcACAAACAGTTATTAGAGGAGTTTTCAACGACTatagtaattttgaaaaaattaagataatatcaactaaattaataatcttGTTTACTGAATTAGATAATTGTACTTATATTCCTTGACTGAGATTTTAGAATTAATCTCTTAAAGTACTAAAATCTAttcaaaaaactaataaatattcttCCATACATCATAAACGTTTCCCAGCTgatgtgaaaaataatttaagaacttacttgttaattttaatttaacctaaattaAACTGATAAatgaaacatttatttatttatttttgtctataaGGAGTTGAATCGCGAACAAAATCCGTGAACAGTACCCGGTTTCGACACTCGCGTCTCAGCCTCAGTTTCGGATCTCTCCCTTCTCTCACCAATTTCCAGGTCGCATTCCAATCTTCAATctcctttcccttttccttcAATCTATTTGTTTCCTTTTCACTCTCATAACTCGAttttcatggaaaaaaaaaacaaaaaaacttcgCTCTTTATTGTTGGGTTTCTcgaaatttttatagttttttttcccgtgaattttatttgaaatttctcaAGTATGTTTGATGGAATTGGAAAATTGGTATGAGTTTGGATCTTATACTCTATCCATGTTACTAACTTGatattattatcaatatttgACACTGAGatattgaaaatttcaaaacctTCTTACCCCTTTTAGCTGGGGTTAGGTTAGGTAGATTACAGGCTCCGCTATGTTAATTGAGCTTGCTTGTTTCTGCTTGTATTTTAGTTCACATTCGCTAAACTAGGTTTTTTCCCTTAGCTGGAAATTTTGGATTGAAAAGTTGAATAAGGGAGCATTTCATATTCAAAACCTATGTACAAGAAATAGTTCATTCATTAGAACTTTGATTTTGAGCTATGCATGAAGATCTTACAAGATAGGCTTAATGTGCAGTGCTGCTATTTGTATGTTGTCTTAGTGGAAGTTTTTGTAGGATTTGAAAAATGGCAGATTCCAAACCAGGATTGAGGAAGCCAGTGTTCACCAAGGTCGATCAGCTTCGTCCAGGGACCAGCGGGCACACTTTAACTGTGAAGGTGGTCGATGCTAAGATGGTGATGCAGAAAGGTCGTTCTGATGGTCCTCAATCCCGCCAAATGCGAATTGCTGAATGTTTGGTTGGTGATGAGACTGGAATGATCATATTCACTGCCAGAAATGATCAAGGTATATATGTTGCTGCTTTCACAATGTTTCCAAGTGCCCCTATTATTAGTTTTCCTCACTGCATCATGGTATTGTTATTGTAACATTTTTGTTGGATGCTTCTTTTCTTTGGTTGGGCGAAGGGGCGTTCTTTGGTTGTTTGGAGTATTCACATGTCATCCATTGACTGTCAATTGTTCTTCTGTTTTGTCCATTTTGTGGGCATCTGTCATTTCTGTTTTGATGTTGGTTACTTCTGGTCTTTATTTTGTCCATGGTCATGCACCATGTGCTTTATTTTGTCAATTTCATGGGCATCTTTGGTTACTGTTTGGGGTTTGTGTTGTGTGCTGAGGCTAATTCGGAAGGTGAATTGTGTTGAACATTGGTAAATATTTTTCCCCCCCAAAAAACTACTATAAAAGATATATACCTATTCAATTGATGGAAATACGTACAGAAGTAGCGTTTAcccaattttaacattattatcaTATATGGCCTTTAATGTGCTATCAA contains:
- the LOC100499859 gene encoding uncharacterized protein LOC100499859, encoding MADSKSGLRKPVFIKVDQLRPGTSGHTLTVKVVNAKMVMQRGRSDGPQSRQMQIAECLVGDETGMIIFTARNDQVDTMTEGATVILRNAKIDMFKGSMRLAVDKWGRVELTEPASFTVKEDNNLSLIEYELVNVVVE
- the LOC100526985 gene encoding uncharacterized protein LOC100526985 — protein: MADSKPGLRKPVFTKVDQLRPGTSGHTLTVKVVDAKMVMQKGRSDGPQSRQMRIAECLVGDETGMIIFTARNDQVDMMKEGATVTLRNAKIDMFKGSMRLAADKWGRVEVTEPASFTVKEDNNLSLIEYELVNVVVE